In Dehalococcoidia bacterium, the sequence ATTGATATCAATGGCGGCACCAACTACTATTGTAATTGATGAGGGGTGCACTCATGAGGCTTCGTCTCATCGGCGCCTTGCTCTTTGCCACCGCCGGCGTTTTGGCCTTGTGGTCGGTGATCGATCAGGGCCACCCTGACATCAGAGCCGCGGGCACGCCGCAGGCAACCCACCCAAGCGGCCGGCTGCCCACCACAATCATAACCCCGCCCGCGCCATCTGTTGTGCCCGCTGACCAGCTGCCAAGGCAGCCGACACCGCTGCCGCCAACTGTGCAGCCGACTCTCACTGGACCGCTGTTTAACCCACCAGTCGCGCCTACAGCATTTGCAGCGCCGCTTTCGGGAGAGACGCCGATTCCCGTCATCTCGCCCAAGGTCCGTTAGACGTCGGGTCGTGGACCGGTGCGCTTGGGTTTAGCTCCGCGTGGAGCCGTGGTGGACTCGAAGCCGAGTGCGTCGATCTCGGCCTGCGTGATTCCCAGCTCTGCCATGACCTGCTCGTGCGTCAGGAAGCGCTCGGGATGCTGCTGGTAGGCAGCCCAAACCTGGCGAGCGACAGGGCCGTAGGCAGCGTACGGATCGTCTGCCGGTCGCACGCGAATCTCCCCATCGACAAGAGCATAGCAGACGGCGTCACCGGGCTTGAGGCCCAGCGCCTTCCGCATTTCGCGGGGAATGCGCAACCGATCCTTCGCGTCAATGGTCCCGATCGTCATCGCCTGCTTCCTGTGGGCATTGCCCACCAATCATAGTAGAGGGGGCAAGGCAGCAGGAGTACGGACCCAGCATCGACCCGCATCAGCATGCCGAGGGGTGGGTTAGCCCCCCTGTTCGTAGCGCAGGGCGCTGCCGCCGAGCTGGATCACGTCGCCGTCCCGCAGCTCGGCGGTGGTGACCGGCTGGCCGTTCAGGCGGGTGCCGTTGGTGCTGCCGCTGTCGGTGAGCACGTAGCGGCCGGCCGGGTCGCGCTCGATGCGGGCGTGGAAGCCGGAGACGCGGCGGTCGGGCAGCACAATATCGTTGTTCGGGTTGCGGCCGATGCCCGTAAACTGCTCGTTCAGCGTGATCACACGGCGGTTGCCCGCCTCGTCCTGCATCACCAGGCGCGGCCGCTGGCGGGTCCACGGCGCCGCGAACAGGCTTGCCGCCTGCTGCTCAGTTCCCGGACGCGGCGCCGACACCACTTCCTCCGGCGGCGCCACGGCCACGGCGGGTGAGGCGGCCAGCTGCGAAAGCTCGGCGCCGGCCCCCTGCCGCTCCGGCCCGCGCGCGACATGCCGCTCGGCCACGGCCTGCTCGATCGTCTGGCGCAGCCCCGGCACCGCCTCCAGCAGCGCGAGAAAGCCCTCGCGGTCGAGCGAGTAGAGCGTGAGCGCCGAACGGGCGCGGACGGTTGCCGTGCGCGGCGTGTCGTAGAGCAATGCGATCTCGCCAAAATAGTCGCCGGCGCGCAGCACGGTCAGCTCCCGGTCGTGGCCGGCGCCGTCGCGGCCGATCACCGTCGCCTCGCCGCCCACGATCAGGTAGAGCTTGTCGCCCGGCGCGCCGGTCGCGATCACGTCGGCGCCCTCTTCGCAACGCTCGGTGGTCAGGCGCGAGGCGAGGCTGGAGAGCTGGTCGCCGTTGAGCGTGGCGAAGATCGGCACGCGGCGCAGGTACTCGATCTCCAGCGCCAGCTTGAGCACGCCGCCCGGCACGGCGCCGCTCTGTTCTTCGTATAGCCGTGCGTAGAGGCCGCCCTGTGCCAGGAGCTCGTTGTGCGAGCCCTGCTCCACCAACCGGCCGCGGTCCAGCACGAAGATTCGGTCCGCCGTCGCCGCCGAGGCGAGGCGGTGGGTGACGCTGATCGTGGTGCGCCCTTTCGCCAGCGAGGCGAGCGTGTGGTTGATCGCGTTCTCCGTGCGTGGGTCGAGCGCCGAGGTCGCCTCGTCGAGCACGAGGATGCTGGGGTTGCGCAGGATGGCGCGGGCGATGGCGATGCGCTGGCGCTGGCCGCCGGAGAGGTTGGCGCCGCGCTCGCCCACGGGCGTGTCATAGCCTTGCGGCATCTGCACGATAAAGTCGTGCACCTCGGCGGCGCGCGCCGCGGCCTCGACCTCCTCGTCCGTCGCGTCCTCGCGGCCGAAGCGGATGTTCTCGCGCACACTCCGGTTAAACAAGAAGTTGTCCTGGAAGACGGTGCCGATCTGGCGGCGCAGGGAATCGACCTGAAGCTCGCGCACGTCACGGCCGTCCATCAGCACGGCGCCGCGGTCGGCGTCGTAAAAGCGGCTAATCAGGTTGGTGACCGTGCTTTTGCCGCTGCCCGACGGCCCGACGAAGGCGACCGACGCCCCGGCGGGAATGACGAAGCTCATGTCCACGAGCTGCGGCTCGGCGCCGGTGTAGCTGAAGGTCACCTGGTTGAAGCCGATGCCCTCGCGCAACGGCGCGGCGGGCTGCGCACCGGGCTGGTCGGCGATCTTCGGCACGGCGTTTACGACCTCGTTGACGCGGTCCATGGCGCCGGTCGCCTGCTGCAAGGCCTGGGCGACGCCGCTCATGCTCTGCGCGGGCGCGATCAGGCCGCCGAGCAGGCCGAGGAAGGCGAAGAGCGAGCCGAGCGTGAGCTGGCCCTGGATCACGAAGTAGCCGCCGATGCCCAGCACCAGCACCTGGATCAGCGTGGTCAGCAGCGTGGCCGAGAGGCCGAAGAGCGAGCCGAGGAAGACGACGCGGATGGCGCTGCGGTAGAGCTGCTGGATCGAGGCCAGGTACTCGCGGATGAACGTGCCTTGCAGGCTGTACGAGCGCACCACCGGCTGCGCGGCGATGTTCTCCTGCAACACGCCGGTGACGGCGCCGAACTGCTCCTGCCGCTCGCGCGCGGCCTTCGACGCCGGCGGACCGAGCAGCTTCGTCGTCAGGAAGAAGAGGGGCAGGACCACCACGGCCATCGCCGTCAGCTTCCAGTTCAGATAGAGCAGCGAGCCCAGGCTGACGACGAAGGTGGTGACCAGCACGAAGCCCTGCAGGAGGGCGCCGGTGAGCGCGAAGTCCACGGCAAAGAGGTCGTTGGACATACGCGAGAGGATGTCGCCGGTCGATGTGCGGCTGTAGTAGTCGGCGGAGAGCTCTTGCAGGCGGGTGAACATGCGGGTGCGCAGGCTGCGCATCACGCCCTCGCTCACCTGCGCGTTGAGGTACTGCTGGCGCAGGGCGGCCGCGGCCAGGACCAGAAAGACGACCAGGCCGGCGGCAAGCAGCGTGAACAGCGTGCCGGAGTCGCCCTTCGTGACGGTGCCGTCCGGCAGAGGATGCGGGAAGGCGTTGTCGACGAGATAGCGCTGGGCGAAGGGCATCGCCTGGCTGAAAGCGATGCTGAACAACACGTAGACCAGGATCTCCGCCTGCTTCAGCCGGTACGGCTTCGTCAGCGTCCACGACTGCTTCAAGAAGCGGCCGATGCCGCTGGTCTTCGGCCCTGCCTTCTTCAGCGCCTGCAGCCAGCGCTTCTCCAGCCCATCGAAACCGGCGCCGTAGGCCGCGCGGGCGGCGGCGTCGGGATTGTGCGGATCGTAGGCTGCAAGCAGCTTCAGGAACGCCGGCGCGCCGCGCTCGCCGATCAGGTAGCCCACGAAGGCGACAGAGACCGGCGCGTAGATCTGCGCCGTTTCCGGGGAGGGGCCGTTCAGCAGCGGCCGGACCGCGACCGGGGCGCCGGAGGCGAGCATGCCCGAGAGCATCTGCGCCAGAGCCTCGGGCGGCGGCACGAAGCCGAGCCGCTGCCCGACCACGCTGACCGCGCCGTCGAGTAAGAGCGGCGCCTGGCCCGGATCGCGTCCCGTCTGCAATTGCAGCAGCAGCCGTGCCGTCGTGCGCTCGATATCCACGCCCGGTGCGTCGGAGCGGAAGATGCTCCACACCTCGCGTCGCTCCGGCACGGCGTAGCTGCCGGCGGTCAGCGCCTTGCCGGGTTGCGCCGGATCGTTGAGCACTTCGCCGAGATAGATCGAGATCGGGCCGGGGGGCGGCTGCAGGCCCAGCAGCTCGCCCAGTGCACTGATTAGCGTCTCCAGCCGCTGGCCGACAGAGGCCGACTGTTGATCGGCGAAGGAACCGGTCTGCACGAAGATGCGCAGGTGCGGCGTCGTCTCGACACGGCGCTCGACCGGGCGGCCGATCGAGCCGTCGAGGCGCGAGGCGTCGAGCCGGCGGCCAACCTGGCGGCCACACTGGTTGCAGAACTGCGCGTCGGGCGCGAGCATCGCCTGGCAGCCAGGGCAGGCGAGCGGCGTGGCACAGGCGGAGCAGAAGAACGACCCCGCCGCGTTGGTGCGCCCGCACGCAGGGCAGGTGATACCGGGCGGCGCCGTCATCTGAGCAGACCCCTTCGCACCGGCCGCGCTCCGGCTCTGGCGAAAGTATCAGAGATCGGCTTCCCGCGTGGCAAGCAAGCACCCGCCGGCAGTTCCGCGCGCGTGCAAGCTCGCAACAGGGGTTTGGCGGAGCGCGGGCCGCTGTTCGTCAGCAGGCGGTTGGCGCACAGCAGCAGACGGCGGTTCCGCCCGCCGGCTGAGCGCGGTTTGCCGGGAAATCCTGCACCAACGCAGCGAATTGTTGCATCGCCTCGTGCTCGCCCGATTGCCCAAGGTGGTGCAGGGCCTACAAGCCGCCTCTCTCTCCCCTCTTGCCCGCTCCCTCGTGCAGCTCATGCAGCACGGCGCGAGTGAACTCGCGCGTGCCGACGACGCGCGTCTCCATGCCGTGCGGCAGGTCCGCGGTGCGCACCTCGCCGTCGCGCAGCACGCTGCGCACCGACTCGTCCACGCGGTTAGCGGCGGCGTCTTCGCCCAGGTGGCGCAGCATCAGTACACCGGAGAGGATCGCGGCCGTGGGGTTGGCAAGGTCCTTGCCGGCGATGTTCGGGGCGCTGCCGTGCACGGGCTCGAACATCGCGGCCTCCGCCCCGATGTTGGCGCCGGGCGCGATGCCCAGGCCGCCCGAGAGCCCGGCGCAGAGATCGGAGACGATGTCCCCGTAAAGGTTGGGCAGCACCAGCACGTCGAACATCTCAGGGTGCTGCACGAGCTGGGCGCAAAGATTGTCCACGATCATGTCGTCGAAGAGGATATCGGGGTACCGGGCCGCCACCTCGCGCGCGACGGCGAGAAAGAGCCCGTCCGAGCTCTTCATGATGTTCGCTTTGTGCACCGCCGTGACTTTGCGCCGGCCGTTGCCGCGCGCGTACTCGAAGGCGTAGCGCACCACGCGCTCGGTGCCGAAACGTGAGATCAGCTTGATCGAGACGCCCACGTCCTCGCGCACGTCCGCGTAGCCGTGCGTGTTGATCCAGCGGATCAACTCGTCGGTGCGCGTGTCCTGGTAGCCGAACTCGATGCCGGCGTAGACATCTTCGGTGTTCTCGCGCACGACGACGATATCGACGTGGCCGAAGCGCGCGCCCGTGCCGGGGTAGCTGCGGGCCGGCCGCACGGCGGCATAGAGGTCCAACGCCTTGCGCAGGGCCACGTTCACACTGCGGAAGCCCGTGCCCACGGGCGTTGTCACCGGCCCTTTGAAGGCGACTCTTGTCACGCGGATGGCGTCGATCACGCGTTCGGGCAGCGGCGTGCCTTCCACTGCCATCACCTCAGCGCCGGCACGCTCTTCGCGCCAGTTGAAGCGCACGCCGCTGGCCTCCAGCACCTCGCAGGCGCAGCTCATCACCTCGGGGCCGATGCCGTCGCCGGGGATCAGGGTCACGTCGTGGGCCATCGTAGCGGGTGCTCCACTGTGGATCAGGCTGAGGCCGGGCGTGGGGCGAACGGTTCGCGGCCGGCCTTCACGCGCTCGGTCAGATCGACGGCCAGCGGCTCGTTTGCGGCGATGATCGCGCCCTGCCACTTCCGCAGCGGCCGCCCGAGCGGCGCTTCGAAGGCGCGCAGCGGCTGCCAGGGGCGCTCGCGCTCCTGGCGCTGCATCACGCAGCCGCCCGCTTCGAGGATGAGCGAGACCCCAGCCGCCACGTCCCAGATGCGCGGAATCCAGAACGCGGAGAACTGCAGCGCCCCGCAGGCGGTGAGCGCCAGCTCCAACGCGATGCTGCCCAGGGTGCGGACCTCGGGCCGGCCGCGCGCCTCGCGCCGCCGCTCGATCTCGCCTTGGTAGACCTCCGGCAGGCAGGCGAGTCGCGACGAGCGTAGCTCGGCCGCGGCGTCGACGGCGATCGGGCGGCCATTGAGCCGGGCGCCGCCGCCCTTGCGCGCCGAGAAGAGCGCCGGCTCGCCGGCCACGCCCAGCGGCGCAAAAATGGCTCCGGCCACGGGCACGCCATACCAGAGCACGCCGATCGAGACGGACCACATCGCCTGCCCGTTCAGGTAGTTCGAGGTGCCGTCCAGCGGGTCGATCACCCAGACGATCGGCGCGCCGTCCGGTCCGGGGTCGCGTCCCTCCTCACCGATCATGCTGTGGTCGGGGAAATGGTGCGTCACCTGGCGGAAGAGGAACTCCTCGGCCTCGCGATCCGCTTCGGAGACGGGGTTGCTGCGGCTGCCGCCCTTGTACTCCACATGCAGCGCCTCGCGGGCGCGCGCGCTCAGGCGCTCGCCGGCCGCGATCGCCCATTTGCCCGCGCACGCCTCGATCTCGCGGAACAGCGAGCTGTCCGCCGGCTCGGGGCCGCACACGACTCCGTCTGGGCTGGTCTCCTGCGCCATCGTCCTCATCATGCCACAGTCGGCAGTCATCGCGCGGAGTGGCGCGCTCCCTTGCCTTCGCCTCGCCGGCTGAACACGCCGCGACTCTCACCCCTGCTGGACCTCACCGCTTCGGTCGATTAATGACGGGGGTCCGAAGAGGTGGCCGCCGGAGTAGCTGGTGATGACCGACTGCACAAGCGACACGGCCGGACCGCGAACGGAGGCGGTCGAGGCGATCAACACGCTGATGGACGCCGGCCTGCGACCGCGCGACTGGGACAGCCTCAGTGTCAGCCGGCTGGAGAGCACGGCCGATGGCTGCCCAGCTTCGGCCGAAGCGAACCTGCTGCTCTATTACCGCTTTAGCGACGCCGGCCAGCCCGCGCTGGCCGCTGCGCATCTCAATCGGCTGCTGGACGTGGGCCACCGGCTCGCGCCGTCGCTGCAGGCCGAGCTGGCCTTGACCGCCGCCTATTTCGCCGCGCGCCATGTCGGCGACGCGGGTGCGGCACGGGACTGGCTCGAACGGGCGCCGGCCGACGGCGCGCATCCGGCGCTGCGCGCCCAGGCCGAGGCAGCAGTGCTGCTGGCGGAAGGCCGCTGCTCTGCTGCCCAGGACGCGGCGGAATCGGGGCTGCTCAGCCTGCGCGACGGCCTGCTCGGCGGTCTGAGCGCCGTACAGGGCGATGCCCTGCGTGAGCTGGTCAACGCTGCAGTAGCGGCGAAGCCCGCGCCACCACCTGCGCCCCTCGCCCCGACGTCGTCGACGCCGCCGGCGCCGTCGCATCAACCGACGGCTGCTGAACCACCCAACCGCGGCGGCGGCGGCGCGACGGTGCCGGCCGATGCCGGTGCCACCGGGCCGACGATCGGCCTCGGCGTCACGATCGCGATCGTGGCCGCGGTGACCCTGGTGGTTGCGGTGATGCCGCTGCCGCGCTGCGGGTCAGCGCGCCTGACCGGGCGGCAAGTCGATCCGGCGTTCACCCAATCCGACGGGTCCGGCCAAATCGTGATCGTCGGTCCCGACGGTCAGACGGTGCAGATCGACCGCTGAACCAGCCGCAGCGATATCACGGGATGGGTAACTGCCTGAGCCGTTCGATGCCGGCCGCTGCCCTGCCGGCGATGGCCGCCGCGCCGGCCCGCGCCTGGTCCATTCCCGCTGCCGCGTGATCTCGGGCGCCTTGGGCTGCGGCGTGGGCAGCGGCCCGGACGATGGCCGCGCCGATCCGCGCGAAGCCGGCGGCGCCGCGCGTGCTCCCAGACGGCTCCGCGGCTGCATCAAGGCCGCTGCTCAGGACGAAGTTTTGGATCGCGCTCTGGCCGGGCCGTAGCGTAACGCTGGCAGCAGCCACGCGATCGCCTTCATCGCCCGCTGCGAAATGCAGCGCCATGCCTGCCGGCACATCGTCGACGCGGTAGGCGCCGTCCACGTCCGTCACCACGCTGCCGCCGCCGTACCAGA encodes:
- a CDS encoding AbrB/MazE/SpoVT family DNA-binding domain-containing protein; the protein is MTIGTIDAKDRLRIPREMRKALGLKPGDAVCYALVDGEIRVRPADDPYAAYGPVARQVWAAYQQHPERFLTHEQVMAELGITQAEIDALGFESTTAPRGAKPKRTGPRPDV
- a CDS encoding ABC transporter transmembrane domain-containing protein; this translates as MTAPPGITCPACGRTNAAGSFFCSACATPLACPGCQAMLAPDAQFCNQCGRQVGRRLDASRLDGSIGRPVERRVETTPHLRIFVQTGSFADQQSASVGQRLETLISALGELLGLQPPPGPISIYLGEVLNDPAQPGKALTAGSYAVPERREVWSIFRSDAPGVDIERTTARLLLQLQTGRDPGQAPLLLDGAVSVVGQRLGFVPPPEALAQMLSGMLASGAPVAVRPLLNGPSPETAQIYAPVSVAFVGYLIGERGAPAFLKLLAAYDPHNPDAAARAAYGAGFDGLEKRWLQALKKAGPKTSGIGRFLKQSWTLTKPYRLKQAEILVYVLFSIAFSQAMPFAQRYLVDNAFPHPLPDGTVTKGDSGTLFTLLAAGLVVFLVLAAAALRQQYLNAQVSEGVMRSLRTRMFTRLQELSADYYSRTSTGDILSRMSNDLFAVDFALTGALLQGFVLVTTFVVSLGSLLYLNWKLTAMAVVVLPLFFLTTKLLGPPASKAARERQEQFGAVTGVLQENIAAQPVVRSYSLQGTFIREYLASIQQLYRSAIRVVFLGSLFGLSATLLTTLIQVLVLGIGGYFVIQGQLTLGSLFAFLGLLGGLIAPAQSMSGVAQALQQATGAMDRVNEVVNAVPKIADQPGAQPAAPLREGIGFNQVTFSYTGAEPQLVDMSFVIPAGASVAFVGPSGSGKSTVTNLISRFYDADRGAVLMDGRDVRELQVDSLRRQIGTVFQDNFLFNRSVRENIRFGREDATDEEVEAAARAAEVHDFIVQMPQGYDTPVGERGANLSGGQRQRIAIARAILRNPSILVLDEATSALDPRTENAINHTLASLAKGRTTISVTHRLASAATADRIFVLDRGRLVEQGSHNELLAQGGLYARLYEEQSGAVPGGVLKLALEIEYLRRVPIFATLNGDQLSSLASRLTTERCEEGADVIATGAPGDKLYLIVGGEATVIGRDGAGHDRELTVLRAGDYFGEIALLYDTPRTATVRARSALTLYSLDREGFLALLEAVPGLRQTIEQAVAERHVARGPERQGAGAELSQLAASPAVAVAPPEEVVSAPRPGTEQQAASLFAAPWTRQRPRLVMQDEAGNRRVITLNEQFTGIGRNPNNDIVLPDRRVSGFHARIERDPAGRYVLTDSGSTNGTRLNGQPVTTAELRDGDVIQLGGSALRYEQGG
- a CDS encoding isocitrate/isopropylmalate dehydrogenase family protein; amino-acid sequence: MAHDVTLIPGDGIGPEVMSCACEVLEASGVRFNWREERAGAEVMAVEGTPLPERVIDAIRVTRVAFKGPVTTPVGTGFRSVNVALRKALDLYAAVRPARSYPGTGARFGHVDIVVVRENTEDVYAGIEFGYQDTRTDELIRWINTHGYADVREDVGVSIKLISRFGTERVVRYAFEYARGNGRRKVTAVHKANIMKSSDGLFLAVAREVAARYPDILFDDMIVDNLCAQLVQHPEMFDVLVLPNLYGDIVSDLCAGLSGGLGIAPGANIGAEAAMFEPVHGSAPNIAGKDLANPTAAILSGVLMLRHLGEDAAANRVDESVRSVLRDGEVRTADLPHGMETRVVGTREFTRAVLHELHEGAGKRGERGGL
- a CDS encoding inositol monophosphatase, producing MAQETSPDGVVCGPEPADSSLFREIEACAGKWAIAAGERLSARAREALHVEYKGGSRSNPVSEADREAEEFLFRQVTHHFPDHSMIGEEGRDPGPDGAPIVWVIDPLDGTSNYLNGQAMWSVSIGVLWYGVPVAGAIFAPLGVAGEPALFSARKGGGARLNGRPIAVDAAAELRSSRLACLPEVYQGEIERRREARGRPEVRTLGSIALELALTACGALQFSAFWIPRIWDVAAGVSLILEAGGCVMQRQERERPWQPLRAFEAPLGRPLRKWQGAIIAANEPLAVDLTERVKAGREPFAPRPASA